From Scylla paramamosain isolate STU-SP2022 chromosome 18, ASM3559412v1, whole genome shotgun sequence, one genomic window encodes:
- the LOC135109136 gene encoding uncharacterized protein LOC135109136 → MSDSSNSDGEESKFKEVCDPTLWRTAAERYVVDTNSPKQAANPQHCSESSERQSFVLLEKIKASLAASRTKNDSPWRGCDGSGSHRKGSRTVDVSRGTVAAPSTLSPYLAKQLTARLDGSVEFYSSQEDPSPVNQDCGSTNQQNFHLLKNVSLIHQESETHSDTQKKKRKRVKVPKRLAYIVSSDEEDLKTKCSSVAVSPEWIQAGGESCPRPHPKNVRYLDEYRVKEHRSDGSIIAVLCSALDSTDTAKSGGKNKKKKAKESVSKNENDSVCIKEKVHDISQNGVDNLNSQMKTQRKQTRKRGKKKKKKEDSEISTL, encoded by the exons ATGTCTGACTCAAGCAATTCAGATGGGGAGGAGTCAAAGTTTAAGGAAGTCTGTGATCCTACATTGTGGAGGACAGCAGCTGAGAGATATGTGGTGGACACTAATTCACCAAAGCAAGCTGCCAACCCCCAACACTGCAGTGAGTCGAGTGAGAGGCAGTCCTTTGTGTTGCTGGAAAAGATTAAGGCATCACTTGCTGCCAGTCGAACTAAGAATG ACAGCCCATGGAGGGGCTGTGATGGTTCTGGCTCACACAGGAAGGGATCTCGGACAGTTGATGTCAGCCGAGGCACTGTGGCAGCTCCCTCCACACTCTCCCCTTACCTGGCCAAGCAGCTCACTGCCAGACTGGATGG GAGTGTGGAATTTTACTCCAGCCAAGAAGATCCTTCACCAGTAAACCAGGATTGTGGCAGCACTAACCAGCAAAACTTCCACCTCCTGAAGAATGTTTCACTCATTCACCAGGAGAGTGAGACACACAGTGatacacagaaaaagaagaggaagagagtcaaGGTTCCAAAGAGACTTGCCTACATTGTCAGCTCAGATGAG GAGGATCTGAAGACCAAGTGCAGTTCAGTGGCAGTGTCTCCTGAGTGGATCCAGGCAGGGGGTGAGTCCTGCCCTCGGCCTCATCCTAAGAATGTGAG ATACCTTGATGAGTACAGAGTGAAGGAGCACAGGTCAGATGGAAGTATTATAGCTGTCCTGTGCTCTGCATTGGATTCCACTGACACTGCTAAAAGTGGcggtaaaaataagaaaaagaaagccaaGGAAAGTGTAtctaaaaatgaaaatgattcAGTGTGCATAAAGGAAAAAGTTCATGACATCTCTCAGAATGGTGTTGACAACCTAAATTCTCaaatgaaaacacaaagaaaacaaacaaggaagagaggtaaaaagaagaaaaagaaagaagatagtgaAATTAGTACATTGTAA